The following is a genomic window from Dermatophilaceae bacterium Soc4.6.
GGTGCCGTCCCTGCTGGACCAGCCGGCGATCGGCGTCGCCGAGCGCGCCGTCCGCGCGTCGGCCCTCGGTCTCGGAGCGGGAGCCGACCGGCCGCTGGTGCTGACGGTCGCTCGGGCCGCCCCGCAGAAGCGCCTCGACCTCGTCGTCGACGCCGCAGCGCTGATGCGTCACGGGGCCCATGTGGTCTGGGCGGTCGCCGGAGCGGGTGACCCCGCCGAGCTGACGATCCTGCGCGCGGCGGCCGAGAGCACTGGTGTGCGGTTCCTGGGTGCGCGTCACGACGTGCCAGCCCTGCTGGGTGCCGCCTCGGCCCTGGTCGTCACGAGCGACTGGGAGGCGCGGGCGCTCGTCGTGCAGGAGGCGATGGCGGCCGGGGTGCCGGTGGTCGCGACAGAGGTGGGCGGCATACCGGGGCTGCTGGAGGGGACCGGGCGGCTCGTGCGGCCCGGGTCGGCGAGGGCGCTGGCGGCCGCCCTCGACGGTCTCGTCGACGACTTCCGGCGTGATCCCGACGGGCTCGCGGCGCAGGGTGCGCGGGGGCGGGTGGTCGCGGGCTCGTGGCCCGACGGGGCGGCCACGGCGCGCCAGTGGCGGGCGTGGTACTCGGGCCCCCCGGTTGATGACCTAGACTGAGATCCCGTGGTGGACCAGACGAAGCACATCTTCGTGACCGGAGGTGTGGCCTCCTCTCTCGGCAAGGGACTGACGGCTTCCAGCCTCGGTCACCTCCTGCGACAACGGGGTCTGCGGGTGACGATGCAGAAGCTCGACCCGTACCTCAACGTGGACCCGGGCACGATGAACCCGTTCCAGCACGGCGAGGTCTTCGTGACCGACGACGGGGCCGAGACCGACCTCGACATCGGGCACTACGAGCGTTTCCTCGACGTCGAGCTCGCGGGGTCGGCCAATGTCACGACCGGGCAGATCTACAACGCCGTCATCGCGCGTGAGCGTCGGGGGGAGTACCTCGGCGACACGGTGCAGGTGATCCCGCACATCACCAACGAGATCAAGTCGCGCATGCGGGCCGAGGCGACCGGGCTGCCCGATGCGCCCGACGTGATCATCACCGAGGTCGGTGGCACCGTCGGCGACATCGAGTCGCTGCCCTTCCTCGAGGCCGCGCGCCAGGTGCGCCACGAGATCGGCCGCGACAGCGTCTTCTTCCTGCACGTCTCGCTCGTGCCTTACCTCGCCCCGAGCGGCGAGCTGAAGACCAAGCCGACCCAGCACTCGGTGGCCGCGCTGCGCCAGGTCGGCATCCAGCCCGACGGGCTGGTGCTGCGGGCCGACCGCGAGATCCCCGAGGGGATCAAGCGCAAGATCTCGCTGATGTGCGACGTCGACGCCGACTCGGTGGCCGCGTGCGTCGACGCCCCCAGCATCTACGACATCCCGAAGGTGCTGCACCGCGAGGGGCTCGACGCCACCGTGATCCGTCGGCTCGGGCTGGCCTTCCGCGACGTCGACTGGCACGACTGGGACCTCATGCTGCAACGGGTGCACGACCCGGAGCACGAGGTCGAGATCGCGCTGGTGGGCAAGTACGTCGACCTGCCCGACGCCTACCTCTCGGTGACCGAGGCGATGCGCGCCGGTGGCTTCCACCACGACGCGAAGGTGCACGTGCGCTGGGTCGCGAGCGACGACTGCCGCACCGAGGCTGGGGCGCAGCGCGCGCTCGGCGGTGTCGACGCGGTGCTCGTCCCCGGCGGCTTCGGGGTGCGTGGCATCGAGGGCAAGCTCGGCGCGCTGCGCTGGGCCCGCGAGCGTCAGGTGCCGACCCTCGGCATCTGTCTCGGGCTGCAGTGCATGGTCATCGAGTACGCCCGCAACGTCGCTGGCATCGAGGGTGCCTCGTCGTCGGAGTTCGACCCCGAGACGCCCGACCCGGTCATCGCGACCATGGAGGAGCAGAAGGCCTTCGTCGAGGGCGCCGGTGACCTCGGGGGCACGATGCGGCTGGGGCTCTACCCCGCCGCGCTGGCTCCGGGCAGCGTCGTCGCCGCGGCCTACGGCACCGAGCTCGTGCACGAGCGCCACCGGCACCGCTACGAGGTCAACAACTCCTACCGCGCCCGCCTCGAGGAGGCCGGGCTGGTCTTCTCCGGGCTCTCGCCCGACCGCGAGCTGGTGGAGTTCGTCGAGCTGCCGGCCGACGTC
Proteins encoded in this region:
- a CDS encoding glycosyltransferase family 4 protein — its product is MRVVMVLGRSTGGIGTHVGQLRDDLRAVGVEVVVVTLASTARHFGWHDALTWWPDDGRSLATWPGRLRDLVRGADAVHAHGLQAATAVALGLGLGGRHRARVVVSLHNPPPTGAGLRGRVASALASWGLRRADLVTGASVDLVDLARRLGARHSVLAPVPSPSVPSLLDQPAIGVAERAVRASALGLGAGADRPLVLTVARAAPQKRLDLVVDAAALMRHGAHVVWAVAGAGDPAELTILRAAAESTGVRFLGARHDVPALLGAASALVVTSDWEARALVVQEAMAAGVPVVATEVGGIPGLLEGTGRLVRPGSARALAAALDGLVDDFRRDPDGLAAQGARGRVVAGSWPDGAATARQWRAWYSGPPVDDLD
- a CDS encoding CTP synthase, coding for MVDQTKHIFVTGGVASSLGKGLTASSLGHLLRQRGLRVTMQKLDPYLNVDPGTMNPFQHGEVFVTDDGAETDLDIGHYERFLDVELAGSANVTTGQIYNAVIARERRGEYLGDTVQVIPHITNEIKSRMRAEATGLPDAPDVIITEVGGTVGDIESLPFLEAARQVRHEIGRDSVFFLHVSLVPYLAPSGELKTKPTQHSVAALRQVGIQPDGLVLRADREIPEGIKRKISLMCDVDADSVAACVDAPSIYDIPKVLHREGLDATVIRRLGLAFRDVDWHDWDLMLQRVHDPEHEVEIALVGKYVDLPDAYLSVTEAMRAGGFHHDAKVHVRWVASDDCRTEAGAQRALGGVDAVLVPGGFGVRGIEGKLGALRWARERQVPTLGICLGLQCMVIEYARNVAGIEGASSSEFDPETPDPVIATMEEQKAFVEGAGDLGGTMRLGLYPAALAPGSVVAAAYGTELVHERHRHRYEVNNSYRARLEEAGLVFSGLSPDRELVEFVELPADVHPYYVSTQAHPEFLSRPHRAHPLFAGLVGAALDRQRAERLVEVERHTADAAAAAVGAPADAGV